A section of the Gasterosteus aculeatus chromosome 10, fGasAcu3.hap1.1, whole genome shotgun sequence genome encodes:
- the ddah2 gene encoding N(G),N(G)-dimethylarginine dimethylaminohydrolase 2 — MANMCPYGRFTHAVVRGVPETFGKAAGDDCEKGETSVDLAKAQRQFGCLTGALRQKVGLQLIEIPADPELPESWRIEDVAVIQGDTALITRPFKQQRRGEVEAVRKVVSELNLTVVEMGDSGGATLEGCDVLFTGREFFVGISSHTNHRGAEVLADTFKDFAVSTVPVCGGARLRNICSMGGPQTIIISNSEGAKKTLRMMEQLTDHHYEVLTVPEDLAANCIYIKGPSKLDFLLHRPAEECPESVSAFQKLQDYTLLPTACSEASKLGGSLSSLCLLVNRKLTYF; from the exons ATGGCAAACATGTGCCCGTACGGCCGCTTCACCCACGCCGTGGTGCGGGGCGTCCCAGAGACCTTTGGGAAAGCGGCGGGGGACGATTGCGAGAAAGGGGAGACCTCGGTGGACCTGGCCAAAGCGCAGCGTCAGTTCGGCTGCCTGACAGGAGCCCTGAGACAGAAGGTGGGCCTGCAGCTGATCGAGATCCCCGCTGACCCCGAGCTGCCGGAGAGCTGGAGGATCGAGGACGTGGCGGTCATCCAGGGAGACACGGCGCTCATCACCAGGCCCTTCAAACAGCAGAGACGCGGCGAG GTGGAGGCAGTTCGGAAGGTGGTGTCCGAGCTGAATCTGACGGTGGTGGAGATGGGGGACTCTGGAGGGGCCACGCTGGAGGGCTGCGACGTCCTCTTCACAGGAAGGGAGTTCTTTGTCGGCATCTCGTCCCACACCAACCACAGAGGGGCGGAAGTACTCGCCGACACTTTCAAG GACTTTGCCGTGTCTACCGTCCCCGTCTGTGGTGGCGCCCGACTGAGAAACATCTGCTCCATGGGAGGTCCACAGACCATCATCATCAGCAACAGTGAAGGGGCCAAGAAGACACTCCGG ATGATGGAACAGCTGACCGATCACCACTATGAAGTGCTCACTGTTCCAGAGGATTTGGCAGCAAACTGCATCTACATCAAAGGTCCGTCTAAACTGGACTTCCTGCTGCACCGGCCTGCGGAGGAATGTCCAGAGAGCGTCTCT GCTTTCCAGAAGCTGCAGGACTACACCCTCCTGCCTACCGCCTGCAGCGAGGCCTCTAAACTGGGAGGGTCCCTGTCCTCGCTGTGCCTCCTCGTCAACAGAAAGCTCACTTACTTTTGA
- the rps5 gene encoding small ribosomal subunit protein uS7 has product MTEWETAPAVAESPEIKLFGKWSTDDVQINDISLQDYIAVKEKYAKYLPHSGGRYAAKRFRKAQCPIVERLTNSMMMHGRNNGKKLMTVRIVKHAFEIIHLLTGENPLQVLVNAIINSGPREDSTRIGRAGTVRRQAVDVSPLRRVNQAIWLLCTGAREAAFRNIKTIAECLADELINAAKGSSNSYAIKKKDELERVAKSNR; this is encoded by the exons TGACTGAGTGGGAGACCGCACCGGCCGTGGCCGAGTCACCGGAGATCAAACTCTTCGGCAAGTGGAGCACCGACGATGTTCAGATCAACGACATCTCTCTGCAG GATTACATCGCAGTGAAAGAGAAGTACGCCAAGTACCTGCCACACTCTGGAGGGCGTTATGCGGCCAAACGTTTCCGTAAGGCCCAGTGCCCCATTGTGGAGCGTCTCACCAACTCCATGATGATGCACGGCCGCAACAACGGCAAGAAGCTGATGACCGTGCGTATCGTCAAGCACGCCTTCGAGATCATCCACCTGCTGACCGGAGAG AATCCCCTCCAGGTCCTGGTGAATGCCATCATCAACAGTGGTCCCCGTGAGGACTCCACCCGTATTGGTCGTGCAGGTACCGTCAGGAGGCAGGCTGTGGATGTGTCACCCCTCCGCAGAGTCAACCAG GCCATCTGGCTGCTGTGCACAGGAGCAAGAGAAGCTGCATTCAGGAACATCAAGACCATCGCCGAATGCCTGGCTGATGAGCTGATCAATGCTGCAAAG GGTTCATCTAACTCTTATGCCATCAAGAAGAAGGACGAGTTGGAGAGAGTTGCCAAGTCCAACCGTTAA